Genomic segment of Umezawaea sp. Da 62-37:
GCGTCCAACGCGGACAGGCGATCGGGCATGGGACCAGGTTAGCCCGCCGCGCGTCCGCCGCTCCGACACCGCGCGTCCCCGCTCAGGACCTCCGGCAGCGGGCGACCAGTTCCTCGACGGCCCTGACCTCGTCCGGGTCGCGGTCGTGGCGGGCGAGCCTGATCTCCGCGGCGACCGGCATCGCCTGCCGCACGGCGTCGTCGACCCCGACCAGGAACGATCTGATCAGCCGCGACCTGGCCGCCCTGCGGACCGGCCGGAGCCTGCCGACGGCCATCGCGAGCCAGCTCAGCGCCAGGTCGACCCGCCGGTCGCCCCTCGCCGCGCACGCCCAGTCGATCGCCACGGGCCCCTCCGGGCCGAGCACGACGTTGCCGGGGTGCAGGTCGAGGTGCAGCAGCGCGCCGTGCGCCGCGCCGGGCAGGAAATCCGGTGCGGGGATGTCGTCCAGCCGGTGGTGCAGGTCGGCGAGCTGCCTGCCGAGAGCGGCTGCCCGCCATGGCCGGTGGTCCAGTTCCGCCGACATCCGGGGGCCGGGGACGTACTCCATGACCAGTCCGTCGTCCTCGACGCCGTGGACCCTCGGCACCGGGATGCCGCGTTTGCGCAGGTAGCGCATCAATTCGGCTTCCGGGGTGAGGTCCCGGCCGTCGCGGTTCCGCTTGACCAGCAGACCGTCCGGCCGCAAGAAGACGTCCGCCTCTTGACCGCTGGCCAAGAGGCGGGCGCGGTGCGCAACGCTGCGCTCGCCCGAGCTCATGTGACGATCCTCATGGTTCACGCCGCCGATGCAAGCCCCTGAACGGGCATGGCACCCTTTCGTCGTGGAAATCTCCCCCAAGGACAAGTTCGTCACGGTCTACGGCCGCAAGCCCGTCCTCGAAGCGCTCGACGACCCGCGCCTGGACGTGGACAAGGTCGTGCTCGCCGACACCGCGCGCGGGGCGGGAGCCAGGGAGATCCTCGACGCGGCCAAGCGGCGTGGGGTGCGCGTGCAGCGGGCGACCGAGCAGCGGGTGAAGGTCCTCGCGGGCAACGGGCGGCACGACCAGGGTGTTCTCGCCGACGTCGTCGCGCCGCGGATGCTGCCCCTCGACCTGGCGCTGGACGCCGCCGTGCAGCCGCGCGGCGTCCTCGTGCTCGACGGCATCACCACGCCCGCGAACGTCGGGATGATCCTGCGGACCGCCACCGCGGCCGGGATGGACGGCATCGTGGTGCCGCGTCGCGGTGTCGCCTCGATCGACCCGCTGGTGGTCAAGGCGTCGGCCGGGGTCGCGTTCCGCGCGCCGATGCTGCGCTGCGCGACCGCCGCCGAGGCCGCCGCGAACCTGCGCGCCCACGGCTACCCGCTGTTCGCGCTGGACGCGGGGGCCGAGGAGTCGATCTACTCGGCCGACCTGCCGGAGAAGGCGGCGTTCGTGCTGGGCAGCGAGACCTTCGGCATCTCCGAGGACGTCCGCCCGCACGTGACGGGGTGGCTGTCGATCCCGATGTCGGCGGGTGTCGAGTCGCTCAACGTGGCCAGCGCCGCCGCCGTGCTGTGCTTCGAGGTCGTGCGCAGGCGGCAGGCGGGCAAGTAGTCGACTGGACCCGCCGCGTGCACCCAGCGGCGGGCCCAGCGAGCTTTCGGCGGGTTGCCCGCCCGGTCGGCGTGGTAGCCGTCCACGCGCCCGGTCCGGCAAACCGCCACGGCGTCCGCAGCCGACGTCCCAACCCGGTGGCGGCGGCTTCCCCGAACACCCGCCACCGGTTGAATCCGGATTCGCGTCAAGGCGATGCCGGAGATATCACGTCTGTCCGAAGTCGCGGAACACCGCCGCCCCCTCCCGCGGGAATCGCACCGCGGGAGGGGGAAATTCACGGGCCTGGTGGAAAAGCGGTGACCGACAACGCACTTCCACCCGCGGCGGCGGCGGGAACAGCGGCGATGATCGCTACCGGCTTTCGCATGTCAGCCCCTTGAATTCGACGACGCCGTTGAAGTTACGCAGCCCCTGTGATGAGCCGCAATAACCGAAAAGGTGCCCTTTTCCTCGCCGCGCGTCACCGCCGTTAACCCTGCGGTGGACCTTGAGCGCAATCCCGCCATCCACGCGGGTGTACCGGCGCGGGGGTCGGTCCACGCCTGGAACGGGGCCCGGAAGGGCGGCGCGACGCTCACGGGGTCAGCGGTCCAGCAGTTCACCGACGGTGACGACCTTCGCCCCGGCGTCGGCCAACCGCCGCAGCGCGGAAGCGTGCTCCTCGGCCGTCGTGCCCGCCGTCGCGTCCGACACCACGTGCACCTCGTAGCCCAGTTGCAGCGCCGTGCCCGTCGTCGCGGCCACCCCGTGCTCGGTCGCGATGCCCGCGACCACCAGCGACCTCGCGCCGAGATCCCGCAGGTCCGACACCAGCCTGGTCCCCGAGAACGCGTCCACCGCCGACCTGGTCACCACGCGCTCGCCCCGCCCCGGTTCCAGCAGGTCGACGATCCGGTTCGCCTGCGCCGCCACCCCGCCGTCCGAGCCGTCCGCCCGCACGTACCGGACGATGACCACGGGGAGCGACTCCGCGTCGAACGCCTCGCGCAGCCGCACGCTCGCCTCGACGACCGCCGGGCCGGAGATCGGTTCCAGCGGCTTCTCGACGATCCACTGCTGGAGGTCCACCAGGATCAGGACTGACCGAGCGCTCAGCACCGGGATGATCACCTGACTCTCTCGAGTGCGCGCACGGTCGGCACCTTTGCGGAAAGCGTTTGCCGAATCGGACCGCGGCGCATGATGATCAAAGGGTAGCGCGCTTTCAGATCGACGGAAACTCAATCAGCACAGTGAGTTCGTCCAAAGTCGAAGCTATCGACGTGTGGTGCACACCCACCATTCCCACGGCCGCGGCACCGCGAACGTTCACGGCCAGGTCATCCACGAACACGCACTCCGCGGGCTCCAATCCGAGCCGTTCCGCGGTGAGCAGGTAGATCGCCGCCGCCGGTTTCGCCAAACCCACCTCACCGGACACCACCACCGCGTCGAACAGCCCGTCCCACTCCCGCGGGGGCGCCCACAGACCGTCCGCGTTGGACAGCAGCGCGGTCAGGATCCCGTGCCGCCGCACGTTCCGCACCACCCCCACCAGCGGCGGTTCGGGCGCGGCGAAGTCGTCGCCGAAGTCGGTCAGCACACCGCCGAAGTCCAGCACCAGTCCACGAAGCACAGCAGCAACTTACGCCGATCATACGATCGGGTGATCTACGTCCGGATTTGTACCGCTGGTCACTCGGTACTGGGGTCTGGGTGTCGAGTCGGGGTGGGTCAGCGTGTCCGTGCAGTTGCGTGCGTTGCGGTTGTCGGTTGGGTCGGTTGGAGCTGCGGGGGCTGTGGTGCCGGTCATGCGGGTGGCGCCGGAGAGGGTGGTGGCGTTGTCGAAGGAGGAGGCGCGGAGGTTGATGGTGGTGGTGCTGGAGGGGGTTGACGGGTTGAGGTCGTTGGGGCAGTTGGCGGGGGTGGTGAGCGGGGAGGTGCTGAGGGGGTTGAGCGTGGAGGTCGGGAGGACGCGGTTGGGGAGGTTGCGGATTTGTCGGGTGGGGGCGGAGGCCGTGGAGATCGCCGGGACGGTGATTCGGGGTGGGCGGGTTCGGGCGTTGGCGGCGAGGGTGGAGTTTTCGGGTGGGGGGTGGAGGTGTGTGGTTTTTCGGGTTTTGGGGTGAGGGAGTGGGGGGTGGGGGTCGCGGAGGGGGCTGAGGGTTGGTGGGGTTTGGTTGGGAATGATCTTGTCGGAGCCTTTGGGTAGGGTTTTTGTCGGGGGCTTCTGAGTTTGGAAGTGCCTTGTTTGGGGTGCGTTTGGGTTTTCTGTCTGTTGTTGCGTTGTGGGTTGGGTGGCTTCACTCCGGTCGCCGAGTGTTCTAGGCTTGGCGAATCTTGTCAAGGCGGGAAAGATGCCTTGACAAGCTCCGTCAAGCCTAGAGATGGCTTCGGATCGGGGTGCAGGGGTAGGTCTGGCTGCCGCCAGCATCGGGCTGCGCCCGACAGGGCATCAGGCTGCGCCTGACCAGGCATCGGCGTTGCCGACAAAGCATCAGGCTGCGCCTGACAGGGCATCCGAGCTTCGCCGGACAAAGCATCCGGGCTGCGCGCCGGACGAGGCACCCGAGCTTCGCCGGGTAAGGCATCGGGCTGCGCCGACAAAGCATCAGGCTGCGCCTGGCACGGCATCTGACTTCGTCACATAAGCATCCGGGCTCTGCGCCGGACGGGGCCATTCCGCCTATGCCCCACCCGAAACACAGCCTTGGCGCCACTCCTCCATCAAGGGAAGCCCGGCTACCCCACCTACGCAGACCCTCGCGTCCCGTCCGACGTAATCGGACGATGTGAAAGGCGAAAGGGCCGCCCATTGGTGTGGGCGGCCCTTTCGATGAGGCTTTAGCTGTTGCCGTGGTTAGCGGCGGGGGCCCTTGCGGGCGGATTTTGCCTGGGCGCGGGCGGCTGCGCGGCGTTCCTTGCGGGTGCCGGCGGCGTCGTCGCCTGCGGCGTCGTCCTCGTGGGCTTCGGCTTCGCCGTTCTCGGCGGGGCCGCTGTAGCTGAGGCGTTGTTTGCCGGGTTCGTCGAGGCCCTTGCCGCGTAGTGCCGGCGGGATCGCGGAGCCTGCGGAGAGCTGGGCCAGGGCGGGGCCGGCGGGGGCTTCGGGTTGGGTGGGGGTGGGTTCGGCGGCGGCTGCGGCGCGGGCCCGTGCGCGGCTACCGGTGAGGGCGCCCGCGCCGTTGCTGATCGAGACGGGGATGGGCGGGGCGGCGGGGGCTTCCGGCTCGGCGGCTTCGACCTGGAGGTTGAACAGGAAGCCGACCATCTCCTCCTTGAGGGCGTCGAGCATGCGGTTGAACATCTCGAAGCCCTCCCGCTGGTACTCGATCAGCGGGTCGCGCTGGGCCATCGCCCGCAGGCCGATGCCCTCCTTGAGGTAGTCCATCTCGTACAGGTGCTCGCGCCACTTGCGGTCGAGCACGGACAGGAGGACGCGGCGTTCCAGCTCGCGGATGGCGCCGGGGCCGACGCGGGAGTCGATGTCGGCTTCGCGGGCCTCGTAGGCGGAGAGGGCATCAGCCTGCAGGGTCTCCTTGAGGGACTCGCGGGTGATGTCGTCTTCCTCCTCGGTGTACTTCTTCCAGTCGAGCTGGATCGGGTACAGGGTCTTGAGGGCCGTCCACAGCTGCTCGAAGTCCCAGTCCTCGGAGTAGCCATCGGCGGTGGCGCCGTCGACGTACTCCTCGACCACGCTGGTGATCATGTGCTCGACCTGCTCGCGGAGGTCCTCGCCGTCGAGCACGCGGTGGCGCTCGGCGTAGATGACCTTGCGCTGGAGGTTCATGACCTCGTCGTACTTGAGGACGTTCTTGCGGATCTCGAAGTTCTGCTG
This window contains:
- a CDS encoding phosphotransferase; this translates as MSSGERSVAHRARLLASGQEADVFLRPDGLLVKRNRDGRDLTPEAELMRYLRKRGIPVPRVHGVEDDGLVMEYVPGPRMSAELDHRPWRAAALGRQLADLHHRLDDIPAPDFLPGAAHGALLHLDLHPGNVVLGPEGPVAIDWACAARGDRRVDLALSWLAMAVGRLRPVRRAARSRLIRSFLVGVDDAVRQAMPVAAEIRLARHDRDPDEVRAVEELVARCRRS
- a CDS encoding TrmH family RNA methyltransferase; amino-acid sequence: MQAPERAWHPFVVEISPKDKFVTVYGRKPVLEALDDPRLDVDKVVLADTARGAGAREILDAAKRRGVRVQRATEQRVKVLAGNGRHDQGVLADVVAPRMLPLDLALDAAVQPRGVLVLDGITTPANVGMILRTATAAGMDGIVVPRRGVASIDPLVVKASAGVAFRAPMLRCATAAEAAANLRAHGYPLFALDAGAEESIYSADLPEKAAFVLGSETFGISEDVRPHVTGWLSIPMSAGVESLNVASAAAVLCFEVVRRRQAGK
- a CDS encoding cysteine hydrolase gives rise to the protein MLSARSVLILVDLQQWIVEKPLEPISGPAVVEASVRLREAFDAESLPVVIVRYVRADGSDGGVAAQANRIVDLLEPGRGERVVTRSAVDAFSGTRLVSDLRDLGARSLVVAGIATEHGVAATTGTALQLGYEVHVVSDATAGTTAEEHASALRRLADAGAKVVTVGELLDR
- a CDS encoding HAD-IA family hydrolase, which produces MLRGLVLDFGGVLTDFGDDFAAPEPPLVGVVRNVRRHGILTALLSNADGLWAPPREWDGLFDAVVVSGEVGLAKPAAAIYLLTAERLGLEPAECVFVDDLAVNVRGAAAVGMVGVHHTSIASTLDELTVLIEFPSI
- a CDS encoding Rv3235 family protein codes for the protein MRVAPERVVALSKEEARRLMVVVLEGVDGLRSLGQLAGVVSGEVLRGLSVEVGRTRLGRLRICRVGAEAVEIAGTVIRGGRVRALAARVEFSGGGWRCVVFRVLG